The window ACGAGTGGGATTCCGTGCTTTAACGCTTGATTTACTGTGTTGTAGCCTCCATTCGTTACGAAGACATCAACCTTCGGCAGGAGCCACTCCAACGAAAAATAGGATGCAGCGCGTGTATTCGCTGGCAACGGCTTTGGCAGTTCATCGATCGAGCGGCCACCAACGCCGACAACTACCAAAAGATCTGGATCGTCTTCAAGTGCGGATAACGTCGGCGCCACCAGTTGTGTGAAATTGTGGTTTGAAACAGTCCCCTGAGTAACAAAAACTACCTTCCGGGAATCATCCAATTCATCTGCCCAGGCCGGAATCGGAGCTTGCTTCGGAACAATTGGCATTGCTCCAACGAAATGCACCGTTGGAGGGAGATCAGCTCTTGGGAATTCGAAGTCCGGCACGGTGAGTTGCAGACAGGCATCAGGTAACTGGATAACCGCGTCCAAAATGTTCAGCGGCAACGCCGGGAAACCACCGCCTGTCAGAAGAGAGTTGATGTATTCGCCAATTGGCTTCGTAAATGCAGCATCAATCTCATGGGCAATTTCGGCATAAGCGTTTTTCCAGGCAGGCGGCAAACCCAGATTGCATGGAGCATTGTCGTGGCGATGCCAGAGTAAATAGGTTGACCCAACAGAAATGATCGGCGGCCGGTTGGCGCGGGGTCCCAGCAAGAGCGGAAGAATACCTAAAAACAAATTGTCAACGATGATGACATCGGGGGTAAATGTTTCGATTGCATGTTGTACGTCCCGATTCTGATCAATCAACGGATCTGCAAAGACGCGTTCGAAGTAAAACCGTGTCATCTCGACACCTGGTGCCATCGTCCGAAACTCCGGATACGCTGCGGCGAAATCCCGTAAGTCAAGATCAGCAGCTCCGGAGAAAGGTACGAATCTTGCGCCGATGTGCTCGATTCGGTCGCGGAGTACGTTGACCGACAGACCAATCACTTCATGGCCCTGTTCAGTAAGAATTCGTCCAACTGAGAGTACGGCATTGAGATGGCCCATGAGGGGTACGGACGTTATAAGAACCTTCAAGATTTATTCCTTTCGCTTACGTGGTAGAGTTTGGCTGTTGTACATGTGCAACGGCCGTCTGCCAATTCGAGACAGTTGGCCCCACAGTACTCCTAAGTGGAATCGGGGCATTCCTAACAGCTCGGGAGTGATAGGCCTCCCGATGTTAAGTGACCGAAAAGCCCTGTTTTATTCCCAATCTTTTGAAATACCGAAGTAAGCCTCTTCAGAGGCCGATCCGGCGGCGGCATTCGCCGAGCCAGCGTTCCAGCTCCGACAGAAGGAACGGGGAGGCCGAGCATATGCCGGGAGGCCTGCTTCGGTTAAGATCCATAATCGCCAGTACCTGCAACAGTTCAGTAGTGGGGTGCGAAAAGACCTTCACTCTCACTTGTCGCGCCGGATCGAACTGACCGTCCGTAAAAATGCTCGATTCACCGCAAAGATCAAATGAATAGTGGCTCTTCGGTTTTTTGGGGTAGAGAATGCCGGGCCAGGATCTGGGTTATGCTTTTCTTGCTTCCAACCTTGAGCGGAGTGGAGATTTAATGTCTGTTGATGTTTGTGACTTCAATCCTTGTTCCTTGCCATCTCTCGACAATAATCCCCAATCACTCCTCGCATCGTCCAAGTGCAAATGCTTATACGGCATAAGGTTTGTCTATACCACTGCTTTCGAAATCTCTCTACCACGCAGGCACGTTGGTTTTGCTATCAAATAATCCTTCGCGACGAAGAGTCCTGCCGTGAAGTGCTCCCCTTATCATTCCTGTCACAACAGAGAGTCGTCGAAATATTGAAGTACCGGTCGGTCCGGGTGACTTTTTGTGGCGGCAACGAGAACGGCACTTCACTCCAGGAAACCGAATATAGTGCATTCGCATTCTCAACGCATGTACCATCGCCGAGTATCAAATCGAGTTGATTTGAGTTCGAGAAGCGTTTCGGCCTGTTCACGGAAATCGACATCCATGTAGGTCATTTGTCAAGAAGAAGCACGAAGTCTCTCTGCGCGCTTTATTTCTCTGCGTAGATGACCTGCCCGCCTCGTATCGTGTAGCGAACTTGTGAAAATGCTGAAGAGTTCTGAGCCGGGTCAGCGCTCAGAATCACAAGATCGGCATCCAATCCTTTCGCTATGCGTCCGCTGCGAGTGGAGTAGCCGAAGCGCTGAGCGGGGTTCGTAGTGAGGGAAGCCAGAATCTCCTGAAAACTCATCCCGGCGCGGGACATCCACTTGAATTCTTCGGAGGTGTCGAACTGCTGAATGTAGCCAACATCGGTGCCGAAGAGAACTTGCCCTCCTGCTCGCGAGAAAGCCTCCAGTTGCTGGGCCGCTCTGCTCATCCCCTTCTCGACATCGTCCGGTGAGGCATTGCCCTTTTTGGATTCGACGTCCCAAAGGGTGAGCGTCGGAGTAAGAGCCATGTGAGCAGCCGCCAGCCGCTGAGCGAAAGACGCACTCCAAAGCTCGTCGCTGGGAGTGGTGTGGGCCAGGATATCGACCCCGCTCTGAATCGCGACCTCGATTCCTTGATTATTGGAAACATGGGCAAACACAGGTTTGCCAGCACTGTGGGCCTCGGAGACAATCACCTGGGCGAGGTCTAAAGGCATAGTCAAGATCTCATCGCGCTCGATCGAATTCGCAAAAATCTTAATGCCATCCGCGCCGTCGCCAATCTGCTGGCGCACTCGCTCCTTGGCTTGCGCCGTTGATTCCACCTCCGGAATGCTGATGTGATTGGCTTCGAGGAACCCTTTGACGTAAATCGGCGTTCCACCTTTCACCCAAAAGGGCTCGCCGACTGAGAGAATCCGCGGTCCTTTCACGTCGCCGCTTTCTATGCGATGGCGGATGAGATTGGTGTTCTGGAGCACAGAAGCGATGTCAAAGACGGTAGTGAATCCCCACCGTGTAAGCATCTGTTGAAGTTGTGACGAGATCTGCCCGGAGGAGAGATTTTCGGCATGAAGCAGCCCTGGCAAAAGGATGTGCACGTGGCTGTTCCAGAAGCCGGCAGTCACGACGAGACCCTTGCAGTCGATTACGGTCGTACCGCGTGGGACTTTGATCTCTGCAATCGGTCCAACCGATAGAACGCGGCCGCTGTGTACAAGGATCGTGCCGATTTCGATAGGTGGCTCAGATGGGGACAGATAAATCTTTGCACCAACCAGGGCCAGATCGGACGCGTGGCTTTGGAAAGTTGCAAAAAATGCCAGAACCAGAAGGATAGGTAGCGTCAGTCTAAGTCGCATCTTTAGAACATACGACCTAAGCTCAAAAATTGTTCCGAAGTGTCTTTAGGAATGATCACTTTGCCATGCGTGATTGAACTTAAGAACGCTCATTCCATAATTCGATCGTCGTGGCATTCCCGTCTCTTCGCCGCCCACAATTCTTCGCTAAACTGAAGAGTCATACCAAAATCATCCGCAATCCTCCGGAGCTTGTCTTGCACACCGCCACAGAAGAACGCCTCATCCGTCCCGCCAAAAACATCTACGGCAGCCTGCGCCTTCCCGGCGACAAGTCCATCAGCCACCGCTACGGAATGCTCGCCGCCTTCGCCGAAGGCACCTCGCGCTTCACCAACTTCTCCACCGGAGCCGACTGCGCCTCCACGCTGGCCTGCATGAGCGCCCTCGGCGCACAGGTCAACCGCCGCGAAGACGGCACGGTAGAAGTCACCGGCGTAGCAGGCAAGGTCAACCAGCCCTCCAGCGAGTTAGACTGCGGCAACTCCGGCAGCACCATGCGCATGATCTCCGGATTGCTCTCCGCTCAGCAAGGCGAATTCACACTCATCGGCGACGAATCGCTCTCGCGCCGCCCCATGAAGCGCATCCAGCTTCCTCTCGAATCGATGGGCGCCAGACTCACGCTAACTGAAGGCCACGCGCCCATCCACATCCACGGCTCGCAGCTCAAGGCCATCGACTACACCCCGCCAGTTCCCAGCGCCCAGGTCAAAACTTGCGTTCTCCTCGCCGGTCTGCAAACCCCGGGCACCACCACCGTCCGCGAAAGCATCCGCACCCGCGACCACAGCGAACTGGCTCTCCGAGCCTTCGGTGCCAACGTCGAGCGCAGTGTCGACTCCGTCTCCATCACCGGCCCGCAAACCCTCAAGGCCATCGAAGCAGCCGTCCCCGGAGACATCTCCTCCGCCGCATTCTTCCTCTGCGCCGCCGCGCTCTTCCCCGGCTCGCAACTCCTGCTCGACTCACTCGGCCTGAATCCCACCCGCGCCACGCTCCTCGACGTCCTGACCTCACTGGGCGTCCAGGTGGCCGTCCTAAATCTCGAAGACAAGCACTCCGAACTCGTCGGTACCGTGCAGATCACCGCGCCACCCGAAGGCCTCGGCAGCACCTCAGTCACCGGCTCCCTGGCTGCCCAACTCATCGACGAACTGCCCGTCCTGGCCACCATCGCACCCTACACTCGCGGCGGCATCCGCATCCGCGACGCCAAAGAGCTGCGCGTCAAAGAGTCCGACCGCATCGCCTTGGTCGTTCAGAACCTCCGCGCCATGGGAGCCGAAGTCACCGAGCACGAAGACGGCATGGACGTCCCCGGTGGCCAGCAACTCCACGGAGCCACCATCGACTCAGGCGGCGACCATCGTATCGCCATGGCCTTCAGCGTAGCCGCCCTCCGCGCCACCGGAGACTCACTCATCCGAGGCTCAGAATCCGCCGCCATCAGCTTCCCCGAATTCTTCGACCTGCTGGACTTCATAGCGGAACGATAGCCAGATCAGCTCCATCCCAACTTCAGAACAAACAGAAAGGCCCGGCGCCGAAATCTCGGCTGCCGGGCCTTCCCTTCTGCGGGGAGAACACTATTTCATTCTACTGATTCGCTGGCGGCGCAGGCAACGTAGGCTCATTTCCCGGCTTAGCCGGTTCCAGTCCGGGAATCACCGGAACTTCCTTCACCACCCCCGTCGCAGCATCTCCGAGGCTGATGCCGTAGTGCTGTAAGGTTGTCGCGAGCAACTGATAGAGCAGCGCGCGATCCTTCGCATACGCGGCCTTGGCCGAGATCAAGCTGTTCTCCGCCGTCGCCAGATTGCGCGACTGCTGCAAGACTAGCGCCGTCGTCGAAGCTCCCAGGTGGAGCTTCTTCTGCTCCGCATCCAGGCTCTGCGCGTTGTACCGCTGAGACGCCTCCGCAGCCAGCACAGCGGCCCGATCGTTCGTCAACGCAAACTGCTGATTGACCACCTGCATGCGAATCTCGGTGTAAAGCTGCTCCAGCCGTAACTGCGCCTGCCGGTATTCAATCAAGGACCGAGACCGATCCGCCTGCGCCGTACGATTCCTCAGCGGAACATTCAGCGTAAAGCCCGCACCCTTATCCGGCGCCGAGTTGTTGAAGAGATTCTGCAGCACTGTTCCATAACCCGACGCGGGAAAGGATCCGGGAGCATACGGCCCACCCGTCGCGAAATTGAGGGCTTCCGGACTCTGCGCACCGCCCAGAGCACTCGAGTTATAGAAAGCGAAACCATTGAGCTGAGGCAGCAGCCCGTTCTTTGTCGCCTTCAGCGTGATCTCATCCTTCTTCAGCGAGAGCACAGCCTGTTCCAGCTCCGGCCTCTGCTGAAAGGCCGTCTTCGCCAGATCATCCGCCGACTGCTTTTCTTCCGGCAGCTCTTCCAGGCTCACCCGGTCCGTCGGAATCACCGGCGCGGCGATGAGCGCCGGCTCGTTCAGATTCCGTGCAATCGCCTGCTTGATGATCAACTGCTGATAATTCAGGTTGCTCTGCGAACTGATGAGCGCCTGCTCATCCGAAGCGACCGCTGAATCCGCTGTCACCACATCCAACGGAGCCATTGTGCCAATCTCAAGCTGCTTGCGGTCGTCCGCCGCAACCTTGCGGGTCTGCTCGATCGCCCGTTCCTTTGCCTGCAAGTCCTCGTACGAGCTCACCAGCGCCCAGTAGATGTTCTCCACCTGGTTGACCGTATAAAGAATCTGCTGCCGGAAGGCTGAATCGGTAATTCGCCGGTCAAAGATCGCTTCCTGGATATATCGTTTGTTCACCCATGTCCCAGCCCCGTAGAGGAACGGCTGAATGAGCTTAGCCTGGAAGCTCGAAGACAACTGAGGACTGTAATCGACAAACGGGTTGTCCGTCGTCTGCCGGCTATTACTAAGGGACACCTGCAGATTGGCGCCCGTTCGAAACCCCTGATAATAACTGAAGTTGTATTGGTCGGTATTGGTAGTAAGCGTGGTCTTGCCACCCGAAAACAAGGTGTTTGGCTGCGGAGCCGATGCCCGCTCCAACTGGATCGTTCCCGTCAGATAAGGATCGAAGTTCGCCGGCGCCGGACCCGCACCGTCCGTCGAAACCACCAGACCCGATGCCCCGGTAGCAGCGCCGGCAGTCGTGCCACCTGGGCCGCCGCCGATCGTCAAGGTAGACGAGCTGCCGCCCAGCGTGTTGGTCAACAGACCCGAATTGACGCCACGAAAGAGGGAACCAGCCTTGGTGCGCAGAATATCCGTGTCGGCGATATCCAGGTTGTACCGGGCAATCGCCAGATCGTAGTTGTTTTCGAGCGCCAGAGTGATCGCGTCGCTCAGGCTCAGGTAAATCTTCCCGTTCTTCACCAGGTCCGAAAGCCGCAGGGAATTCATGAAATTCGCTGGCGGAACATCCGTTCCCTGAAAAATCTTGATCGGATTGGGAAACGGATTGTGTCCTTTGCTGAAGTCCTTGGCCGTATCCCGCAGGAAGAGCGGTTCTGTGCTCACTGGCGCCGGAGCAGCCGGCACCTCCGTAAGCACCTTGTCCCCAGCCTGCGGAGAGGTCTGCTGGGCGATCCCTGGTGGCATCGCGGTCGTCAGACTCAGCAGCACCACAGCAGCGGCGCGCAAATTTCCAGTGGTGCCGCTGCGGCTCTTGCCGCGAGATGCTGTGACATTCTCCATTTGCTTGCTTTTCTCCTGCGCTAATTCAAGATTCCGGTACAAATGCATGAATCCTCTCCACCTATCTCTGTGCCAGATCGAATGCTGCACATCCAGACTCACCAGTCAACCCGCCGGACGCACTTTCTACACACTTGCGCCACGAACCGGGAACCTGTCGAGTAATCCTGTTTCTGCTACGAATCGGATACGTCAGGCGGAGCAAATTCGTTCCCGCAAACACCTGCAAACGCTCGGAGGACACACCTCACGCATCTCGAAAATCACATGGCTCCGTCCCGCCCCATCAAACCTTGCCGGAAGCCACCTTGTTTTGGACAGAAAAACTGAGTATATCCCAGCCCCAGGAACAGCCCGGTCAGTCCGACTTGCCCGATGCGGTATCCTCAGCCAAGCGGATACCCCAGATTCGAATCGAATTCGATTCGAAGACGATTCCTGAAGACGATTCTTGAATCAGGGTTCCCTTCCTTAGACGAACCAATGCAGAACTGGAAGCTGACCCTCACCTACGACGGCACCAACTATTACGGATGGCAGGTCCAACCCGGCCTTCCCACCATTCAGGGCGAGCTTCAAGCCGCCATCCAGCGAGTGCTCAGCAGTTCCTGGGGCGAAGCTCCTCTGCCGCAAGGCTCCGGTCGGACCGATGCCGGCGTCCATGCCCTCGGTCAGGTCGCCAGCTTCGAGCTCGGCGCACCCATTCCGCCAGAAAACCTCCAGCGCGCCCTCAACCGCACCCTCCCAGCAGCCATCCGCGTTCTCGATGCCCAAATCGTCCATGCCGCCTTCCACGCGCGGCACGGCGCCCTAGCCAAGACCTACGAATACCGCATCTTCCGAGGCCAGCTTTGCTCGCCGTTTCTCGCGCCCTACATCCACCACTGCCGCTGGCCTCTCGATTTCGACGCCATCCAGGATGCAGCCAACGCAATCATCGGGGAACATGACTTCCTCAGCCTTGCGGCCAGCGATCCCGACCTCACTCTCCGAGGCGAAGAAGAACCCGAAGGCGATACCAGTATCCCAACCCGCTCCACGATCCGCACTATCTTCTCTTCCGAATGGACCGAATCTCCCGGCGAACTACTTGTCTACCGCGTCCGAGGCAATGGATTCCTCCATCACATGGTCCGCAACCTCGTCGGCACCATGCTCGAAATCGGCCGCGGCCAGTTCCCTGCCGGCTCCATGCCCGCAATCCTCGCAGCCCGTTCCCGCTCCATCGCGGGACCCACCGCCCCAGCCCGTGGCCTGTTCCTGCATTCCGTCGAATATCCAGAAGAATCTCTGCTATAACGAATCTGCTATGACGAATCCGAAATAACGAGTCTCTGTTCCGAGGAGGCGAGAAATCATGCCCAACCCCGTCGTCCACTTCGAAATCGGCTGCCGCGACCGCGAAAAGTCCACTGCCTTCTACCAGCAGCTCTTCGACTGGGAGATGACATCCGGCCCAATGAGCACCGACATCCGCACCGACGCGGAAAACGCCGTCGCGCAGGCCATCGGAGGCCACATCGTCAGCCTCGGCCACGAGCCCTTCCATTACACCAACTTCTACGTCGGCGTCAGCAACGCAGCCGAATACCTCGCCAGAGCCGAAGCCCTCGGAGGCAAAACCCTCGTCCCACCCATCAAGCTCCCCAACGGCAGCACCTTCGCCTGGTTCTCCGATATTGACGGCAACACTGTCGGTCTTCTCTCCCAAGAATAAGCCAGAATCTCGCGTGTTACTTTAATTTACATACATAACATCAAGATAACGCTCCACTTGCTAATTAACTACCGCCTCTCCCTCTCAGCTTCCAGCAGCTTCTCCCAGTTCCACATTCCACTCGTTGTCTCCTTCGAGAGCGGAAATCCCAACTGATGCGCCAGCATGCACACCTGTCCGCGATGGTGAGCTTCATGAGAAAGCATGTAGCAAAGCATCTCCGGACCCACCGGCCACGGTTTCGCCCAACCGTCTCTCCAAAATGTCTCGACCCGTCCTCCGCCATCGCCAAATGCTTCCGCCAGCATCTCCGAACAGCGAGCAGCGCTCTCAGCCAATCCGGCACGGGCCTCTTCCGGCGTGCAATGCGCCCGGTTGAGCTGTGCCGGAACGCCCAGATGCGAAGCCGTAAGCCTCACCCACTTCGTGCGGACGTTGTGCACATGCGTGAAGATCGCCGCAATAGTGCGGACTTTACCTGGCGGTTTCGCCCTCCACACAGCAGGATCAAGGTGTTCAATCAGAATCTGATTCATCCGCTCATTCATGCCAAAGATCTGAACCGCCGCCTGGCCAAATTGAGAGGAGGGCTTATATCCAGTAGCATCCACGGCTCGTCACTCCTAAACCAATACCCGGCTGGAACTTGACCAATATTACCCCCGGTCCGTCCGCAAAGCCGCATCAAAGCAGGTCAAACCCATCCCCGCCCATACCTGCTAGCCTGAAAGTACAGATATGGCGATTCTCTCGCGCAGTTCGGCCTTTTCCCGTGTACTTGCTCTCGCCGAGCAGCGCCCTCTACACGAAGCCTTCCGCTGGCTCCACCTTCACAGCCAGCAGATGCTCCACTGGCAAATGGAACTCGTAGCCATCCCCGCCCCGCCCTTCGGCGAAGAACAGCGCAGTCTCTGGATGGCTCGCCGATTCCTCGAAGTCGGCCTCTCCGATGTGTACACTGACGCCATCGGCAACGTCTTCGGCACCATCCCCAAGTCCAATTCCGAGCCAGAGAACGAGCCGGAGGATCAATCACCCATAATCCTCCTGTCCGCCCACCTCGACACCGTCTTTCCGCTCGACACCCCGCTCAAACCTATCCTCCGTGGCGAACGTATCGAAGCCCCTGGCGCCTGCGATAACGCTTCTGGAATCATCGGTCTACTGGCAATAGCTCAAGCACTCTTAATCTCCCGGATGCCTCTCGGCGCGAACCTCGTCTTCGTCGGCAACGTCGGCGAAGAAGGCGAAGGCGACCTGCGTGGTGTACGTCACATCTACCAGCATTCACCCTACGCCGGCCGCATCGCAGCCCACATCGTCCTCGACGGTGCCGGAGCCGAAACCGCAGTCACCCAGGCTCTCGGCAGCCGCCGCTATCAGGTCACCGTCAACGGTCCAGGCGGCCACAGCTTCACCGACGCTGGAACCCCAAACCCCATTCTTATCCTGGCTTCCGCCCTGACCACGCTCGCCGAATCCTCACGCGACCACTTTCCGGACGAACCTCGCAGCACGCTGAATGTCGGCACCATCCAAGGCGGCACCTCCGTCAATACGATCCCCGAAATCGCCACCGCAACCGTCGAGTTCCGCTGCACCGACCTGCGCCCCCTCGTCCGTCTCGAAGTCGCCCTGCATCGCGCCGTAGAGGACGCCGTGGACGCCGCCAACGCCAAGGTCAGTGTCCGCTCCGACCGAAGAGAGCAAAAGCATTCTCCAGGATTGCTCCGCTATATTATTGAAAAAATTGGAGATCGACCCGCGTCCGAGCTGCCATGCGAATCCCCGCTCATGGAGGCCATCAAGGCCGTAGACCGTCATCTCGGTCTCCGCACCGACCTGCGCCTCGGCTCAACCGACGCCAACATTCCGCTCTCGTTGGGCATTCCCGCCGTCTCGCTTGGGGCAGGCGGCGAAGGCGGCGGTGCGCACACCCGCGCTGAATGGTACTCCGCTGCCAATCGAGAATTGGGTCTGCGGCGCGTTTTGCTGCTAACCCTCGCCATGCTCGACTGGGCAGGAAAGCAGTCCTGATTGCCGAATTTTGCCGTCCGCACAGACGGGACCGCGAACACAGATCGTCCGAAATGCTAGATAATTTTTCGGAACTGTTACATCGTTTGCCGGATTTCTAACGTAAAACGCCAGACAAGTTCGATCGATTGTGCCGTGTGAAGCGCGTCGGCGGAAAGCTATCCTCTCATGCGCGGATTCACCCATCGGTAGGTCAGATCCGTTAGCAGGTTTACCAGCACGTAGGTCAGCCCGATAGCCAACAGACTTCCCTGCACCAGCGCATAGTCCCGACCCGAGATTGCCGTCACCACCAGCCGCCCCAATCCGGGCCAACTGAAAATCGTCTCCGTCACAATCGCCCCGGCCAGCAGCGCGCCAAACTGCAACCCAACCACCGTCACAATCGGCACCAGCGCATTGGGCAGCGCATGGCGATAGACTACTGCATTCTCCGAGAGTCCCTTGGCCCGCGCTGTACGAATGTAGTCCTGGTTCAGTTCCTCCAGCATCGCCGTTCGCACCATTCGCGTTAAAATCGCTGCCAGCGAAACCCCCATCGCCACCGCAGGCAGCACCAGGTACCTCCAGCCGTCTGCCGAAAACAGTCCACCAGGCCCGGCCCCTGAAACCGGCAGCGATCCCAGCCCGATCGAAAACACCAGAATCAGTACCGGCCCAAGCGCAAAGGCCGGCACCGAGAGACCGAAGAGGCTCACCAGACCCACCGTCTGATCCTGCCATCGACCGCGGCGCACCGCAGCCATCACTCCAGCCGGCACCGCCAGCGCCAGCCCCAGCGCCAACGCCGAGACGGTCAGTTCAATCGTGTACGGATACCGCGTCGCAATCAGATGAACCACGGTGTCATTCAGCCGGATCGACCGCCCCAGGTCGCCATGGAGCACATCGCGCCAGTAATGCAGATACTGAATCCCGAGCGGCAGGTCCAGCCCATACTGATGCCGCAACGTCGCCAGATCCGCCGCCGTCGCGCCTTCGCCCAGCATCTGCTGCACCGGATCGCCCGGCACCAGGTGAATCAGCAGAAA is drawn from Acidicapsa acidisoli and contains these coding sequences:
- a CDS encoding nucleotide disphospho-sugar-binding domain-containing protein, coding for MKVLITSVPLMGHLNAVLSVGRILTEQGHEVIGLSVNVLRDRIEHIGARFVPFSGAADLDLRDFAAAYPEFRTMAPGVEMTRFYFERVFADPLIDQNRDVQHAIETFTPDVIIVDNLFLGILPLLLGPRANRPPIISVGSTYLLWHRHDNAPCNLGLPPAWKNAYAEIAHEIDAAFTKPIGEYINSLLTGGGFPALPLNILDAVIQLPDACLQLTVPDFEFPRADLPPTVHFVGAMPIVPKQAPIPAWADELDDSRKVVFVTQGTVSNHNFTQLVAPTLSALEDDPDLLVVVGVGGRSIDELPKPLPANTRAASYFSLEWLLPKVDVFVTNGGYNTVNQALKHGIPLVTAGLTEDKADVNARVEWSGAGIDLKTNTPTVEALAQAVRSVLNEPHYRSSAAQLAIEFAKFDTGQEVMRVIDELTCDAVLTSIKSDVAR
- a CDS encoding amidohydrolase family protein; translation: MRLRLTLPILLVLAFFATFQSHASDLALVGAKIYLSPSEPPIEIGTILVHSGRVLSVGPIAEIKVPRGTTVIDCKGLVVTAGFWNSHVHILLPGLLHAENLSSGQISSQLQQMLTRWGFTTVFDIASVLQNTNLIRHRIESGDVKGPRILSVGEPFWVKGGTPIYVKGFLEANHISIPEVESTAQAKERVRQQIGDGADGIKIFANSIERDEILTMPLDLAQVIVSEAHSAGKPVFAHVSNNQGIEVAIQSGVDILAHTTPSDELWSASFAQRLAAAHMALTPTLTLWDVESKKGNASPDDVEKGMSRAAQQLEAFSRAGGQVLFGTDVGYIQQFDTSEEFKWMSRAGMSFQEILASLTTNPAQRFGYSTRSGRIAKGLDADLVILSADPAQNSSAFSQVRYTIRGGQVIYAEK
- the aroA gene encoding 3-phosphoshikimate 1-carboxyvinyltransferase, with amino-acid sequence MHTATEERLIRPAKNIYGSLRLPGDKSISHRYGMLAAFAEGTSRFTNFSTGADCASTLACMSALGAQVNRREDGTVEVTGVAGKVNQPSSELDCGNSGSTMRMISGLLSAQQGEFTLIGDESLSRRPMKRIQLPLESMGARLTLTEGHAPIHIHGSQLKAIDYTPPVPSAQVKTCVLLAGLQTPGTTTVRESIRTRDHSELALRAFGANVERSVDSVSITGPQTLKAIEAAVPGDISSAAFFLCAAALFPGSQLLLDSLGLNPTRATLLDVLTSLGVQVAVLNLEDKHSELVGTVQITAPPEGLGSTSVTGSLAAQLIDELPVLATIAPYTRGGIRIRDAKELRVKESDRIALVVQNLRAMGAEVTEHEDGMDVPGGQQLHGATIDSGGDHRIAMAFSVAALRATGDSLIRGSESAAISFPEFFDLLDFIAER
- a CDS encoding TolC family protein is translated as MENVTASRGKSRSGTTGNLRAAAVVLLSLTTAMPPGIAQQTSPQAGDKVLTEVPAAPAPVSTEPLFLRDTAKDFSKGHNPFPNPIKIFQGTDVPPANFMNSLRLSDLVKNGKIYLSLSDAITLALENNYDLAIARYNLDIADTDILRTKAGSLFRGVNSGLLTNTLGGSSSTLTIGGGPGGTTAGAATGASGLVVSTDGAGPAPANFDPYLTGTIQLERASAPQPNTLFSGGKTTLTTNTDQYNFSYYQGFRTGANLQVSLSNSRQTTDNPFVDYSPQLSSSFQAKLIQPFLYGAGTWVNKRYIQEAIFDRRITDSAFRQQILYTVNQVENIYWALVSSYEDLQAKERAIEQTRKVAADDRKQLEIGTMAPLDVVTADSAVASDEQALISSQSNLNYQQLIIKQAIARNLNEPALIAAPVIPTDRVSLEELPEEKQSADDLAKTAFQQRPELEQAVLSLKKDEITLKATKNGLLPQLNGFAFYNSSALGGAQSPEALNFATGGPYAPGSFPASGYGTVLQNLFNNSAPDKGAGFTLNVPLRNRTAQADRSRSLIEYRQAQLRLEQLYTEIRMQVVNQQFALTNDRAAVLAAEASQRYNAQSLDAEQKKLHLGASTTALVLQQSRNLATAENSLISAKAAYAKDRALLYQLLATTLQHYGISLGDAATGVVKEVPVIPGLEPAKPGNEPTLPAPPANQ
- the truA gene encoding tRNA pseudouridine(38-40) synthase TruA produces the protein MQNWKLTLTYDGTNYYGWQVQPGLPTIQGELQAAIQRVLSSSWGEAPLPQGSGRTDAGVHALGQVASFELGAPIPPENLQRALNRTLPAAIRVLDAQIVHAAFHARHGALAKTYEYRIFRGQLCSPFLAPYIHHCRWPLDFDAIQDAANAIIGEHDFLSLAASDPDLTLRGEEEPEGDTSIPTRSTIRTIFSSEWTESPGELLVYRVRGNGFLHHMVRNLVGTMLEIGRGQFPAGSMPAILAARSRSIAGPTAPARGLFLHSVEYPEESLL
- a CDS encoding VOC family protein; translated protein: MPNPVVHFEIGCRDREKSTAFYQQLFDWEMTSGPMSTDIRTDAENAVAQAIGGHIVSLGHEPFHYTNFYVGVSNAAEYLARAEALGGKTLVPPIKLPNGSTFAWFSDIDGNTVGLLSQE
- a CDS encoding DinB family protein, producing the protein MDATGYKPSSQFGQAAVQIFGMNERMNQILIEHLDPAVWRAKPPGKVRTIAAIFTHVHNVRTKWVRLTASHLGVPAQLNRAHCTPEEARAGLAESAARCSEMLAEAFGDGGGRVETFWRDGWAKPWPVGPEMLCYMLSHEAHHRGQVCMLAHQLGFPLSKETTSGMWNWEKLLEAERERR
- a CDS encoding M20/M25/M40 family metallo-hydrolase; the encoded protein is MAILSRSSAFSRVLALAEQRPLHEAFRWLHLHSQQMLHWQMELVAIPAPPFGEEQRSLWMARRFLEVGLSDVYTDAIGNVFGTIPKSNSEPENEPEDQSPIILLSAHLDTVFPLDTPLKPILRGERIEAPGACDNASGIIGLLAIAQALLISRMPLGANLVFVGNVGEEGEGDLRGVRHIYQHSPYAGRIAAHIVLDGAGAETAVTQALGSRRYQVTVNGPGGHSFTDAGTPNPILILASALTTLAESSRDHFPDEPRSTLNVGTIQGGTSVNTIPEIATATVEFRCTDLRPLVRLEVALHRAVEDAVDAANAKVSVRSDRREQKHSPGLLRYIIEKIGDRPASELPCESPLMEAIKAVDRHLGLRTDLRLGSTDANIPLSLGIPAVSLGAGGEGGGAHTRAEWYSAANRELGLRRVLLLTLAMLDWAGKQS
- a CDS encoding ABC transporter permease; the protein is MKSILTRVLLTIPVVWVVVSLVFLLIHLVPGDPVQQMLGEGATAADLATLRHQYGLDLPLGIQYLHYWRDVLHGDLGRSIRLNDTVVHLIATRYPYTIELTVSALALGLALAVPAGVMAAVRRGRWQDQTVGLVSLFGLSVPAFALGPVLILVFSIGLGSLPVSGAGPGGLFSADGWRYLVLPAVAMGVSLAAILTRMVRTAMLEELNQDYIRTARAKGLSENAVVYRHALPNALVPIVTVVGLQFGALLAGAIVTETIFSWPGLGRLVVTAISGRDYALVQGSLLAIGLTYVLVNLLTDLTYRWVNPRMRG